ACTCCAAAAAGAGACCAGATGTCCTCTGGGGTCTGACCCAGTCAATTCCTGAGTTTGGGATTTCCAGTGTCATCTCCTGCCTGTCGAGAGTCATTTTCCATCCCACAACTCCTCCCACAAGATAGaaaaccaccaccagcatcaaGGTGGAAAAAGTAACCATTTAAAGAAAACTGACCAGTCTCACTCAGAATGCTACCACACCTCTGAAGGTAGGACTGTGGCCTGGAAGGAACAGGAAAGCAGAGGGAataggtggcttaaacagcagcaGAACCTGGGCTGGCCAGCTCCCACCTGACCGCCAAGCCAAGAGCAAGACCCCTGACAGTCCAGGTCCTCCACATCCCCGTTAAGCCCCTTCTTGGGACAGTCCTAGCTCTCAGGTCTGTTTCATTGTGTGGCTCATCCTTTGAACCTGACTACGCTTTTCTGGCTACAGCAGCCTCGCCACCTTGTGGCCAAATGCAAAACGACACCATCTGAGCCCAGCACACTGTGGTGAGGTTATAGGCACATTCTCTGGGCAGGGGCATCAGAGGGCGGGGAGCCCTCTCTCCACAAAGTCAAGGCCACCACCTGTACCAACTCCAGTCCTCCATTTCCCTGCTGCCCATGAAAGGAAAGGGGCCTGGCTGCAGCTGCTAAGTgagcagagagaagagggaagaaggaaggggagggaaggccACTGCCTCTATTGCCCTGCTGGGTTCTGAAGCTAGAGTGGAGGTGGGAAAGGCTTTACCAGTATCATCAACAGGGTCTCAATTAAAGATCTGATTTATTCAAGTATCTGAAACATTCTACAATGAAAATCGTTATCAGATGCTGCTTGTACTGTTCTATGGACCATGCACatactgccatactgttttcagAAGACTTGATATGCCCATGATTGGTAGTTTAAAAACTGTACACCTGATGGAGAAGGAAGACAATTTAATGTTTCATCCAGATCCAGAGGTGCAGCAAATTAAAGGACAGCTCCAATTGGCAAACAGGTATCTCATGATGGTCTCCAAGAAGAAACGGTTGGCGATGGACAGTTCAAAAGTGCTTCTCCAAAAGGTGGatggttctttaaaaagtttcaggTCGCAACCCTTGCAGAAGACACTGACGCCCAATACACTGATTCTCGGTCCAGGAAACACGGGTCTTCCAGGTTCCACGTGGCTGGGGAGCCCCCACCAATCGTGCTTCTGTGCTGTGACTAAGAGGGTCCTCTGGACCGGGCAGGGAGCAGGTGGGGCCAGGCGCCGTCAGTCATAGTGGACGGCAGTGTAGAAGATGATCCAGATGACCTAGACAGCAAAGAAGCGGTGTTTACAGGTCCCTTCACCGAGAGGGTCAACACGGGCTCCTACTCCACCAAACAGAAGTGTCCTAACAAAGTGCGCACAGTGGACTTCCCGGGGGCTAGCCAATGCGCGAGCTGCTTGGGGGCTTATATAATTTCACTGAAAACAAGATGTCTCCAGTAGAACCCAGGACCACCTTGCTGTACTCCCAAAGGACCCTGGACAAGTCTCTCCTCCTGTCATCAGTGCGAGGGCTTAGAGTTACAGATGTGGAAATGATGGAGATGAAGTCAACTGTACTGCTAGTAAGCGTTAGAATTAGCAACACGTCAAAGCAGAACTCATGTCATACCCTGTCAGCTTCATACCAGAGCAGAGGTTCTCAAACCTGACTGTCCTTGGCAATCTTCTGGGATCTTAAAAACATACAGAGATGCCCAGGTGCCAcctcccagagattctgatttcattGGTCTGGGCTAGGGtctgtaacttttaaaatataactttgagATGTAATTCATTGTTCATAAAGTTTACCTCTTTGAAGTATATATAATTCAGAGGTTATTCATATATTCGGAGTTGTGAAAACATTTTAGAGGATTTTCGTTACCCTGGAAACAACACCTCTTCCCGTTATCAGTTACTTTCCATTTCCCTTCCCACCCCTGTCCtaacaaccactaatctactttttatCCATATGGGTTTGCCTCTTTTGAACATTTCACATAAACAGAATCATaacatgtggccttttgtgtctgcaTTTTTTTCACCTAGCACCATGTTTtcaaggcccatccatgttggAGCCTGTACCAGTATTTCAGTCATCTTTATGGCCGAGTATTTTATCCAGCCATTTGTCAGGTGACGGCAAATGCAAAAAATTTTCATTTGGGGGCTATTATGAGTATATGTGTTAAATGTTTCCCAGTTTTCAATATGCAACCAGAGTTGAGAATTGGATGCAGACGTTGACAATGAGCCCTGCATTCACTCACTACAGGGAGACTGCACAGTGCATCACCCCACATCTTATTAACTCAAGAAAGGCCCTCCAGCCTCAGGAGTCTTGAAGAAACAGTACGCAAATCACACGATGTAACTATCAAAGGGCTCCCCTTGAATAACTGAGAGCTCTAGGAAATGCCAGACCTTGCTGTGACATCCTCAGTGACACATACCATGAACAAGGCAAACGACGTCATGAACCCTTCTTTCGTGAGCTCCCACGTGCCGCCGTATTCCTCCTCGTCTATCTGCAGGTAGTTGCTGAAGTAGACGTACAGGACGCCCGCGTTGATCAGGCAGAACCTGGAGCAAGGGAGGCAAGCACCGAGCATGAGCGGCAGGCGTGGAGGACCCCGAACTCCCACCGGCGCGGTCCAGCTCTGTCAGGGCTGGCAGCTGCAGTTAACCGTGTCGTGGGGGCGAATGAAATGATCCATGAAAACATACCCAGGTCCTCAGTGGAGCTGCCCGCTTGGTtgtgttagagaaaaaaaaaaacacctctttttAGTTGATCAGCAAGCATATGTAAGTTCTCCTAGCCCCCTTGAAGTAAGACAGAAGGCTGATGAATAATCCCAAATAGGACCAGTTCCCGATGGCTCCAGGTAGTTCCAGCTCGGGAAGGGGGGTGGCCATGGAAAAGACCCATGTGAAGCTGCTGCTTCAAGGCCTAGTCGGGCACGCAGGGCATGGTAAGGCAGCCCCTGCATAATTCCCAATGGGAGGCAATTTCTGAGTGTTCACTGGCAGCTACTGCACTTAATGCAGAGATGAACATGGCAGTGCCAGCTGTTAGCTCACCATCTATGAGGGGGGCAAAAACAACAGTCAGAGTGGATTGAAACCAGAGGGTTCAGAAAGGTCTCTGACCCCCATCACATATGATTTAACTGGTGCAGGAATCAGAATACTGAGAAGAGTAACAGTACTATGCTCTACTGATCTCTTGGTACTGCAGCTGCGTAAAAGTAATATTCATAAAGTGACCAAAACTTCCTTTATGATCTTTCCTCTTATAGCACCTAATCTTAAGGGGGACTATATGCCTTAGGCCACACCCCTCTGAAGGCTGCAGTGGAAAATGCAAAGAGAACAAGTTCCTCCTGCTCTGCGGATGAGGATGAAGTGTGAGGTGCTGCAGGGCATGGTAGGGCAGTGTGAAGATAGGAGTGTTAATTCCTTGTgcaaggtggggagggggtgtgctATAGACCTGAGGCTGTCTGAGCAAGGTGAGGTTGAGGCAGGGTGTGAGTAGTCACTGTGGGCTTTCTCAGGCTGGAAAGAACAGGAGTTGGGAGACTGGTTTAGACCTGTTTCAGGATATCAGTTCAAATAAAGTTTGAGGACAGGGACAGAGAAAATAGCTGAATGGGGAGGCGAGAAGCCCCGAAGGCTTCGCGCCTAAGTGCTTGGGATAAACATGGGTCCAGCAACAGAAGCAGGGAGTCAGGAAGAACAGATGGTTTTTCTTGGATACCACGCAAACTACAGTCCTTGGCTTCGCTATGTCATGACCACATCCTTATCTGCCACTAGAAATCTGGGGACCCAGCCAATCTGGCCACATCCCTCTGACAGCAGTTTCATTTTGGACAGGCTGAGTTAGTGGCTCTAGACAGAGCCTACTAATGGGACTTAGAAATGTCAGTGGGGCTCAGCTACTAAGCTCATTTAGAGTCTCCTACTGTAAAAGTGGTTGCTTAATGAGATGAAAAAGGGAAATACAAGTGAAAGAGACAAAGGCTGACGGGGAGAGAGAAAATGGCTGACACTGGGCCTGCCTGCCAAGGCACTTTCACTAAGTAGAAAGTGAAGTCATAGAAACACAGCATTTAAATGTCTGGTGGTCAAGGGGAAGGGGTCAGGAGAGGACTGGAAGTCTCCACACTGAGATTTAAGGATGGGCATCAATTCTATATTGTAAACAGGAGAGAACCACACAGCAAATGTATGGGCAAAGAGACAAGCATGCTGGATTGGGGCGGCGGGCGccggctgtgtgtgtgtgttagttgctcagttgtgtccgactctctgcgacaccatggactgtagcctaccaggctgctctgtccatgggagtcttcaggtaagaatattggactgagttaccatttccctctccaggggatcttcccgatccagggatcgaactcgcatctcctgcactggcaggcgggttctttaccactgagccaccagggaaccctgacTAGCGTGAGTCTTTGCTATATTATTCCCAGATTGGGTGACTTCAGAGAAGTCCCTCAGGGCGCCTATAAGACGAGACAGGTACAGGGGTTCAAACCACTGTTACCCTCTCCTAGAAAAGTGATCTGGGGAAGACAGGAGACTACTCTTTTTTGGCTCTTAGATTGCCTTCTGCCATCTCTGGCCATTTTCCTGGTATCTGCCTTTTTTTTCTCATAGTAAGCTCAAATGGGGCAACCAACATTCTAAAAATGTGGTGTGTATCTTCATACCATTTCCACCCTGAGAAGACCTCTATGAACCCCAAGTCCTGCCTGCATCTCATCATCCTCAATGAGTCCTCATCAAATGTCCACTCTGTCAAGAGTGAGTTGGAGGATAAAGCCTATGGTTTCCTTGGACAAACAGTTTGCTCAGCATCATAAATCAAAAACCCTCTTTAGCTGGGAGAGAGGACTGTACATTCCTTTTCGGTTACCTTCTGAGAAAACAGCCAACTCAAATGAGTTTGAAATGATTTCACACTTTTCACCCCAGAGTAAGGAAATAAGACATGTGATCACAACTAACACATCTACGTGATTTTCCAATGTTGAGGACTGACCGTTTGTATTCCCtgtgtgaaaagagaaaaggccAGAGGTTTGCCTGTCCATTTCTACCATAACTTGCCCACAACTCCCATCTTAAGACAATTCCCATGAATCTTTTTAAATCAACCTGGTGGGCATGCAGTGACTTCTTAACAAGTAGAGCGATGACCAGGGGCTGCTGTCAAATGCTGCCACTGGCCACAGgtgcacaataaaggaagaaGGACCCAATCTCCTACTTTTTCACTGCCTTTAAAATGTAGGGACCTGGGGCTTCcatggcagtccaggggttaagtgcttccactgcaggggacacgagttcgatccctggtctgggaactaagattctgcatgccatgtggcaaggccaaaaaaaaagcagaaacccAAATCAACTTCTGCCAAAGCCAAGATTCAGGACATCCAGCACAGTGCACAGGGGAGGGATCATCAGGTACAGGAGCTCTTCCACCTCCCAAACTTGCCTAGACAACAAAGGGCATGTCAGAACTAGATGCCTGTTATCAACAGGCAATATAGCAACCGCTTGCATGAGGTCACTAGGGACCCATGAATGAATAAACTAACCAGATCTTCGTAAAGGTAACATGCCTGACCAAGATATCCCCAGGCCTGCTGAACTGAGGAGTGCTGCATCAGACCCAGGAGGGCCATCATGGGGCCAGTTTTTTGCTTTAGTTattacacacaaatacacacacagaaacctaaaaatacaaaaaaaacccaagacTTACCCTGCTATTCCCAAGAAACCTCGCAATGGTAACACTCCCCAAATGACACCTAGGACCACAGCAATGATCTGTCGGAACCAGTAGATCACATCTAGAAATTCATCCTatagaaaaaagagagaatgtaTGCATTATCTGGAGGGGGTACCACAAGAGAACCTTTTGTAACAggtgagaaacagaaaatatttctgcTAAACTCATCTTCCAGAGAAATTTCCCCCCAAAGCAATGGTATTTGGTTCTCCAATCTCTACATCTTCTTCTTATATTaaattgtggtttaaaaaaatgatatatatttacttatcttgggacttccctggtggctcagacagtaaagaatctgcccgtaatacaggaggcacaagagacgtgggtttgatccctgggtcgggaagatcccctggagaaggaaatggcaacccactccagtattcttgtctgggaagtcccatggatagaggagcctggtgggctccagtccatgaggtcacagagtcagagagtCTCTTGTAACAGGTGAGGAACAAGTTTAGCAGAAAAGCTTTCTGCTAAACTCATCTTCCAGAGAAAATTTCCCCCAAGACAATGGTATTTGGTTCTCGAATTCTTCTTGTACTaaattgtggtttaaaaaaagatgatataTTTACTTAAGTGATGGCTTCCAGGGTGTTGTGCTCTAGataagaattttagaaaaatcacttactttttttcccccagaagctACAAAAATGAAATCGCTGTGACAGTAACTGAGCTACTGGCCAGTTACCTGACCTGGGGATACCTGGACAGACTAGCCACAGGCGGAAGGGCTGACTGTGATCAATTCACTACCACTTCCCCACACAAGGAATTCTGAGTAAGTCACAAAGGAGAGGTTGAATTAGAAACAAAAGTGAAGAAGGTGCCAGCACATCTAATTTTCATACAAGAACATGGAAGATTCAGGTTTCCGACCTTCCCTGGACTGCAGAAACCAGCCCTTACACAAAGAAAGAAGACATGACACAGCAAATCAGAAAGGTTTTACAACAGCTGGGCAGGACAAGGGCGCTTTCAGGAAGTACCTCCCATTCACCCCCGCCCTCTTACAGGAACCCCAGGAAAACCTATTTcatcattccaaaaaaaaaaaaaaaagggaaagattgCAGGTATAACAATCTTTTCAGGCCAACTGGAATCAAGCTATTTGCAATAGTTCCTTGCCCACCATGGAGCAGAGGTGGGAAAGTGCTCACACTCAGATCTTCTGAATGCATGTGACCAGTAAGGACATCTTGAAGTTCCCCAGCCATTCCTCACACACATTTGGTGGTGTCTCCTCGACCTCTACTCCTCACCACACGCATGCACTAACGCTCACCCATGAAAGGTGGTTTCAGTCTCCCCTCTTAACTCTCACCCTTATTAGGgtattcagttttctcattcgACAGGAAAGCAATGGCAGCTCACCTTTAGTGAGCCTCActatgtgctaagcactttaaCGCAGCAGGTACCCCACTTCAGAGTTTTTCTGAGACTCAAGTGAGATGATACACAGAGAGAACCGGACACATAGTAAGTATTCAATAGAAGTCTGCTCTAGTTACTGCTCCTGCCAACGACGCTGGTACAACATCAGTCACTTACTCAAGATCCTGCTGGCACTAAAAGGCGGAGATGGAATCGAACTCAGCTCTGCCTTGTCGTTCAGGCACGCGACCTGCCTGCGGGGACATCTCCTCCGCCCTTCCTTGCGGCTTCCCGAGTGACCTAGGCGATTTCACCCTTCGACCACCCTGTGATGAGCCCCGAGCCTGACAGCTGGGCCCGCGCAGTTCGCCCCGCCACCCTTGGGCCACCCGTCCCGCCACCCCGAACACTCGGCCGGGCCCGGACCGAGGCAGGGGTAGGGGCCAGGATCGGGCCTGTCCTTTCGTCCCCGAGTCCCAGCTGGCTCCTCGAACGTGCGCCCCCGCTAGTCCCCACCGCACCTTGTCTTCCCAGGCCGCGTCGCTCCGCAGCACCTTGCTCCAGACAGAGACTTTGAGGGCCCCGTTGGCCAGCTGCAGCTGAGACGGCTCCTCCTTCCGCCGCCCGCCGCTCATCCTCCCGTCGCGCCGCCCGGGCCGGGCCTGGGGCGCGCGGGCCGATCTAAAAGGGGTCGGGGTCTGGGGTCGCGGGTCACGGAGCGCGGGTCGGCGGTGGCGGCGACAGCGACAGGCTCAGCGGATCGTTTCAGCGGCGCCCCTCCGGCAGCCTGCACTTGGCCAAACACCCGGGCTCTGTTGGCTCGGCAGAGACCAGGCGCGCGGAAGGCGGAGCCACGCAGCGCCGCGCGTCCTCCTCCCGCCGACGTGCACACGCAGCCAATCCACGGCCGCGCAGCTGTCCGAGCGCAAGAACAGACGCCGCTTCGGCGCAAGCGCACTATGCGCGGGGACGTGACGGCAAGCTTCCGCTGACCCCGCAGTAAGGTGAGAGGGAAGGGACAATCTTGGTAACGAAGACGCCATGAGCGCGAGGAGGCTCGGTGGAAGCATAAAAACGATGTCACCGAGGAAAGCGAGGTTAAACAGGAGCTTCATCCAATCCGCCACAGCATGTCTCTCGAGCAGCGGGGCAGAACACGGCCCTGCCTTACCCGAGGCGTCCTTTGGAGCCCAAGCCTTGCTGCCCGGGGGGCCCCAAGTTGCCCCTCAGGTTTTAGCCCTTGCTTTAACCTTGCAAGTCCCTTAGGACCTTGTTCAGAAAGTTCATTGTTTTGTGTAGTAGTAACTTTAGTGTCTCTTCATGCCTAGCGGCCTCTTTTGACAGATGTGACCCCTGAGATCCAAAGAGGGGAAATGATTTTTTAAGGCTTTCGAGCGTGTTGGAACCAGCTGAGGACTCCTTAGGGGAGAAAGGTGGCATCAGAATATCTGAGCATTCTTCCAGCGAGCGTGTCCTTGCTACGCGCTTGGTTAGTAGTTCACAAGTGTGGTTCTGGACCAGCAGCAGGTGCATTACCTGGGAATTCGATTAGATTCACATTCTCAGATCCCACTCAGACCCATTGAATCAGAAAGTCTGGGGCGGGGCCCATAATCAGAGTTTCAGCCAGCCCGCCAGGTGGTGCCCTGCGCACAGTGTACAAAGTAACAGGCACATGGGTCCTGTGTGGTGGGTTTATAGAGCCAAAGTAACTTGCTCTGAATCACTCAGCTAGTATCTGGGTCTGTCTGATTTCAAAGTCTGCACCCTGGGGAGTTTCCtgcaggtccagtggttagaactcgaTATGCTTTCTCTCCCCTGGaatctggttcaatccctggtaccTGAACAAAGACCCCGCAAACTAGAGGGGCACCAAAGATGATACACACTTCaccagacattactttgtccacaccCGGTGGCATGGCCATATACCTGACATGGGTGTACACCTTTCGTCCTCACTTTCACATTATGAGCCCTCCCTCCTCTGAACCATCTCCCCTATGCAAACCTAGAGTAAAGCCTAACCAGCTCACTCCAGTTTGGACATGCATCACTGATATAAAACCTATTCTACAGACTCCCTGATGGCATGCAGTGCTGGAGATAGATCATTCTATCACAGACTGTTGGAAGAATACCTGGCCTGgagtcagagacagaaaaagtAAGTTTTTAGCCTGCTGGGTCTAGTGGCAGAGGATTGTAATGGGGAATCTGATCTGGGCTGTTAGGGAACTGAACTCGGAGGGAAGAGTAGGAGTTAAgatgaggaagagggaggggaaaggaggagagtATTCCAGGAGATGAAACCACGTCTGCTATTGGTGAGGAATAAATCCACAAGttagggagggaaggggaggctcGTGCTGAATAagcttcttccagttttattgaaaaatgatGTGCgtcactgtgtaagtttaaggtccATGGCATGATGGTTTGACTTACGTATATTTTGAGATGTTTACCAGAGTAGGATTGGCTAACACCCACCTTCTGAGATAGacacaataaagagaaaagaaagacgaatatgaaaaaggaaaaataaagtctcctgtgatgagaactcttaggatttactctttttttaattttaaaaattacgtattcatctttggctgcactgggtctccgcTGCTGAgctcgggctttctctaattgcagcaagcGGGAGCAACTCTAGTTGTAGTGCGTGGGCTTCttactgaggtggcttctcttgtgccaCCGCGTGGGCTCTGGGTCCACGTGGGCTCAgcacttgtggcacatgggcgtAGTTGCCAGGCAGGTAGAATATTCctggagcagggactgaacctgcttcccctgcattggcagatggatttgtAACCACTGGCCCAGCAGAAAAGTCCAGAATTTCACCATTTTTCAACGTGTAGCTCTGTGACCCGGTGCAGTGCATTTGCTGGTGGTCGCACCCATTTTCAGAACACTTTGATCCTAAAAAACTGAAACTCGGTGCTCATTAAACTATTAACTCcccactctcccttcccctcaACATCTGGCAATTACCATTCTGCTTTCTTCTCTGAATTTGACTGAGTTCCTCGTTAAGAGTGTAATGGCAGCATTTGTCTTTGCCTTGTTTCACTTTGCAGCACGTCTTccaggttcatctgtgtcatagcatgtcacatttccttcttttgtaaGGTTGAATAATAACTTTCTTAAATGTCCACAGTgttctgtttatccatttatctattgaggGATCCTTGGGCTGCTTCCACCTTTTTGCTATGGTGAATACTACTACAATGAATAAGTGTACAAAGCATCTGTTCAAGTCTCTTCTTTCAATTCTTCTGAGTATATActcagagtggaattgctgaatcatatcatactgcctttaattttttgaattattgccatactattttccattcccaccaagaaTACacaagagttccaatttctctacattctcatcaacacttgttttttttttaaacagtcaaCCTAATGAGTGTAAAGTGGCACGCAtcgtgttttgatttgcatttctctaatgattagtgatgtcaagcatcttttcacttGCTTGCTGAccatctgtttctctcttttggagaaatgtccattccaAAACTTTGCCTATTTTTGAGtcttttgggtttttgttgttgagttgtaggggTTTTATGTATAGActagatattaatcccttatatgtaatttgcaaatacctcctcccattctgtaagtttcctttttactttgttgGTCATGTCCTTTTTGGGGGGAGTGGGGCAGATTATATGTTCATAAGAATATATAATCAAAAGCTTTGTCAAGTGCTAAGTACCAGGtcaataaaacttttattgtTAAGTTTGCactatgtcatcagggaaataaaaCAAGAAGTGTCCTTCaataaacaaaagttttaaattttaataaagtgcAGTTTGTCTAATTTTTTGATTGTTGTTGCCTGTGCCTTTGGTGTTACATTCAAGAAATCACTGTCAGTCCTATGTCATCGAGTTTTTTCATgttctgttttatagttttagctcttacgtttaggtctttgGTCTGAGTTAATTTTTAGTGTTAGGTAAAGGTCCACCtttattcttttacacgtggatatccggttttcccagcaccgtttgTTAAAGACTGTCCTTTTACCACTGAATGGTTTTGGCATCATTTGACCATATATGTGAGGGTTTATATCAGGGCT
The Bos indicus x Bos taurus breed Angus x Brahman F1 hybrid chromosome 13, Bos_hybrid_MaternalHap_v2.0, whole genome shotgun sequence genome window above contains:
- the LOC113903065 gene encoding uncharacterized protein RAB5IF homolog produces the protein MSGGRRKEEPSQLQLANGALKVSVWSKVLRSDAAWEDKDEFLDVIYWFRQIIAVVLGVIWGVLPLRGFLGIAGFCLINAGVLYVYFSNYLQIDEEEYGGTWELTKEGFMTSFALFMVIWIIFYTAVHYD